In one Trichosurus vulpecula isolate mTriVul1 chromosome 8, mTriVul1.pri, whole genome shotgun sequence genomic region, the following are encoded:
- the LOC118829489 gene encoding olfactory receptor 13A1-like, with protein MALNNQTWVTEFILQGFSQNPRLEIFFFCLFLFFYALALVGNSLIIASVCVTSGLHTPMYFFLINLALLDITCTTTVVPKLLENLVDEKKAISFVGCMIQVYIFSWALASELLLFTAMAYDRYVAICRPLHYSTLMNNKICGVLVTGLWIVGGLVSGMHTAMLAQLSFCGPNVIDHFFCEIPPILMLSCSSTKVNVLMTLVTDLLLVGTNFFLTIMSYGFIVANILKIRSEEGKKRAFSTCSSHLMVVTMFYFAVFCAYISPSASYSPEKEKAVAVLYTTLSPAVNPLIYTLRNKDVKEALRKLFVRWFFF; from the coding sequence ATGGCTCTTAATAACCAGACATGGGTCACTGAATTCATCCTACAGGGCTTTTCTCAAAACCCTCGCCTTGAAATCttcttcttttgtctctttctgttcttCTATGCCCTGGCACTTGTTGGCAACTCCCTCATTATTGCTTCAGTTTGTGTCACTTCAGGTCTTCATACACCCATGTATTTTTTCCTGATCAACTTGGCATTGTTGGATATCACTTGCACAACCACAGTGGTTCCCAAGTTGTTGGAGAACCTGGTGGATGAGAAGAAAGCCATCTCCTTTGTTGGGTGCATGATTCAGGTCTACATCTTCTCTTGGGCTTTAGCTTCTGAGCTCCTTCTCTTCACAGCTATGGCTTATGATAGGTATGTGGCCATTTGCCGGCCCCTACATTATAGCACTCTGATGAACAACAAGATCTGTGGAGTGTTGGTGACTGGGCTGTGGATTGTGGGTGGGCTGGTTTCTGGAATGCACACAGCAATGCTGGCACAATTGTCTTTCTGTGGTCCTAATGTAATTGATCATTTTTTCTGTGAGATCCCCCCAATCTTGATGCTATCTTGTTCCTCAACAAAAGTGAATGTGCTTATGACCCTTGTGACAGACCTCCTCTTGGTTGGTACcaatttctttctgaccataATGTCCTATGGCTTTATCGTTGCCAACATCTTGAAGATCCGGTctgaagaggggaagaagagagcatTCTCTACTTGTTCTTCCCACCTCATGGTGGTCACGATGTTCTATTTTGCTGTATTTTGTGCCTATATAAGTCCAAGTGCCAGCTATTCTCCTGAAAAAGAGAAGGCTGTAGCAGTGCTGTATACTACCTTGAGCCCTGCTGTAAATCCACTAATCTATACTCTGAGGAACAAGGATGTCAAAGAAGCCCTAAGAAAACTCTTTGTGAGGTGGTTCTTCTTTTAG